One Mycobacterium kubicae genomic window carries:
- a CDS encoding CBS domain-containing protein, giving the protein MRIADVLRNKGAAVVTINPDATVRELLAGLAEQNIGAMVVVGAEGVVGIVSERDVVRELHTHGASVLSRPVSKIMTSDVATCTKNDTVDAISVLMTENRVRHVPVLDENKLIGIVSIGDVVKTRMGELEAEQQQLQSYITQG; this is encoded by the coding sequence ATGCGGATCGCGGACGTCTTGCGGAACAAGGGTGCGGCGGTGGTGACGATCAACCCGGATGCGACCGTCCGGGAACTGCTTGCCGGCTTGGCCGAACAGAACATCGGCGCCATGGTGGTGGTCGGCGCCGAAGGTGTGGTAGGCATCGTCTCCGAACGAGATGTGGTGCGGGAGCTGCATACACACGGCGCCAGCGTGCTATCGCGTCCGGTCTCGAAGATCATGACCAGTGACGTCGCCACCTGCACGAAAAACGACACCGTGGACGCCATCAGCGTGTTGATGACCGAGAACCGGGTGCGCCACGTGCCGGTCCTCGACGAGAACAAACTGATCGGCATCGTCAGCATCGGCGACGTGGTGAAGACCCGGATGGGTGAACTCGAGGCCGAACAACAGCAGCTGCAGTCCTACATCACCCAGGGCTGA
- a CDS encoding sirohydrochlorin chelatase has translation MTTLLLTAHGSADPRSAANARAVARRLTRLRPDLDVRLAFCELNAPSPVDVLCSLPTGREAVIAPLLLANAYHARLDIPRQVAECGVTERGLVVRQADVLGEDDRLVSVLRQRVCELGISRLDDSLGVLVVAIGSSNLAANARTAAAVAPKLLAGTRWAAATTAFATRAEPSFAESVAQLRRRGARRVVVAPWFLAPGRLPDRVQRLADDAGITVAAPLGAHPLVAETVLDRFDRALAQPMAA, from the coding sequence GTGACGACCCTCCTGCTGACCGCGCACGGAAGTGCGGATCCCCGGTCGGCGGCCAACGCACGCGCCGTCGCCCGACGATTGACGCGCCTGCGTCCCGACCTCGACGTGCGGCTGGCCTTCTGTGAACTGAACGCGCCGAGTCCTGTCGACGTGCTCTGCTCGTTGCCGACCGGGCGCGAAGCTGTCATCGCGCCGCTGCTGCTCGCCAACGCGTATCACGCCCGCCTCGACATCCCCCGGCAGGTGGCCGAGTGCGGTGTGACGGAACGAGGACTCGTCGTCCGCCAGGCCGACGTGCTCGGTGAAGACGACCGGCTGGTGTCGGTGCTGCGTCAGCGAGTGTGCGAGCTCGGCATCTCGCGCCTCGACGACTCGCTGGGCGTGCTCGTGGTGGCAATCGGCTCGTCGAACCTTGCGGCGAACGCCCGCACCGCCGCCGCGGTCGCGCCGAAGTTGTTGGCGGGCACGCGTTGGGCGGCCGCGACCACCGCGTTCGCCACCCGCGCCGAACCGTCCTTCGCCGAAAGCGTTGCGCAGTTGCGGCGCCGAGGTGCGCGTCGGGTGGTCGTCGCACCGTGGTTCCTGGCGCCGGGACGGTTGCCCGACCGAGTGCAGCGGTTGGCCGACGACGCCGGCATCACCGTGGCCGCGCCGCTAGGGGCTCACCCGTTGGTCGCCGAGACAGTGCTCGATCGCTTCGACCGAGCCCTGGCGCAGCCGATGGCGGCCTGA
- a CDS encoding sulfate/molybdate ABC transporter ATP-binding protein produces the protein MTASPNDYAITVRDAYKQYGDFVALDHVDFVVPSGSLTALLGPSGSGKSTLLRTIAGLDQPDSGTVTINGRDVTRVPPQRRGIGFVFQHYAAFKHLTVRDNVAYGLKIRKRPKAEIKDKVDHLLEVVGLSGFHTRYPNQLSGGQRQRMALARALAVDPQVLLLDEPFGALDAKVREDLRAWLRRLHDEVHVTTVLVTHDQAEALDVADRIAVLNKGRIEQVGTPTQVYDAPANAFVMSFLGAVSALNGALVRPHDIRVGRRPDMAIAGGDGTAESIGVVRATVDRVVTLGFEVRVELTNAATDTPFSAQITRGDAEALALREGDTVYVRATRVPALPKESKNAGDDGVDDKDPSTLTSA, from the coding sequence ATGACTGCCAGCCCAAATGACTATGCGATCACGGTGCGTGATGCGTATAAGCAGTATGGCGATTTCGTGGCGTTGGATCATGTGGATTTTGTGGTGCCCAGTGGGTCGTTGACGGCGTTGTTGGGGCCCAGTGGGTCGGGTAAGTCGACGTTGTTGCGCACGATCGCCGGTCTTGATCAGCCCGATAGTGGGACGGTGACGATCAATGGCCGGGATGTGACGCGGGTGCCGCCGCAGCGGCGTGGGATCGGGTTTGTGTTTCAGCATTATGCGGCGTTCAAGCATTTGACGGTGCGCGACAACGTGGCTTATGGGTTGAAGATCCGCAAGCGGCCCAAAGCTGAGATCAAGGACAAGGTTGACCATTTGTTGGAGGTGGTGGGGCTCAGCGGTTTTCACACTCGCTACCCCAATCAGCTTTCTGGTGGTCAGCGCCAGCGGATGGCGTTGGCGCGGGCGTTGGCGGTGGATCCGCAGGTGTTGTTGCTCGATGAGCCCTTTGGTGCGTTGGATGCCAAGGTGCGTGAGGATTTGCGGGCGTGGTTGCGTCGGTTGCATGACGAGGTGCATGTGACCACGGTGTTGGTCACCCATGATCAGGCTGAGGCGTTGGATGTGGCCGATCGCATCGCGGTGCTCAATAAGGGCCGCATCGAGCAGGTGGGGACGCCCACGCAGGTGTATGACGCCCCGGCGAACGCGTTCGTCATGTCGTTTTTGGGGGCGGTCTCGGCGCTCAACGGGGCGTTGGTGCGCCCGCATGACATTCGGGTGGGCCGCCGGCCCGACATGGCCATCGCCGGCGGTGACGGCACTGCCGAGTCCATCGGCGTGGTCCGGGCTACCGTCGACCGCGTGGTCACTCTGGGCTTCGAGGTGCGTGTGGAGTTGACCAACGCGGCCACCGACACCCCGTTCTCCGCGCAGATCACCCGCGGCGACGCCGAAGCGCTGGCCCTGCGTGAAGGCGACACCGTCTACGTCCGCGCCACCCGCGTCCCGGCGTTGCCCAAGGAGTCCAAGAACGCCGGCGACGACGGTGTCGACGACAAGGATCCGAGCACGCTCACCTCCGCCTGA
- the cysW gene encoding sulfate ABC transporter permease subunit CysW has product MKSSTGVRYLLRFTALGYIGVLLVIPVLVILWRTFSPGFGQFYAWVSTPAAISALNLSLLVVAIVVPLNVIFGIPTAMVLARNRFRGKGVLQAVIDLPFAVSPVVVGVALVLLWGAAGALGFVERDLGLKIIFGLPGIVLASIFVTLPFVVREVEPVLHEIGTDQEQAAATLGSGWWQTFWRVTLPSIRWGLTYGIVLTVARTLGEYGAVIIVSSNLPGESQTLTLLVSDRYNRGAEYGAYALSTLLMVVAVVVLIVQVVLDARRARASKHA; this is encoded by the coding sequence GTGAAGTCGTCGACCGGGGTCCGCTATCTGTTGCGGTTCACCGCATTGGGCTACATCGGTGTGCTGCTCGTCATTCCGGTGTTGGTCATCTTGTGGCGCACGTTCTCCCCTGGTTTCGGTCAGTTCTATGCCTGGGTCAGCACTCCGGCGGCGATATCGGCGCTGAACTTGTCCCTCCTGGTGGTCGCCATCGTGGTGCCGCTCAACGTGATCTTCGGTATCCCGACCGCAATGGTGTTGGCGCGTAACCGGTTCCGCGGCAAGGGAGTATTGCAAGCGGTCATCGACCTGCCGTTCGCGGTGTCGCCGGTGGTCGTGGGTGTCGCGCTCGTCTTGCTCTGGGGCGCGGCCGGGGCGCTGGGGTTTGTGGAACGCGATCTGGGTCTGAAGATCATCTTCGGCTTGCCCGGCATCGTGCTGGCCAGCATCTTTGTCACCCTGCCGTTCGTGGTCCGCGAGGTCGAACCGGTGCTGCACGAAATCGGCACCGATCAGGAGCAGGCGGCCGCAACGCTGGGTTCTGGTTGGTGGCAGACCTTTTGGCGGGTCACCCTGCCGTCCATCCGGTGGGGGTTGACCTACGGCATCGTGCTGACCGTGGCGCGCACCCTGGGGGAATACGGTGCGGTGATCATCGTGTCGTCGAACTTGCCGGGGGAGTCGCAAACGCTGACGCTCTTGGTGTCGGACCGCTATAACCGCGGGGCCGAATACGGCGCGTACGCGCTGTCAACCCTGCTGATGGTGGTCGCGGTGGTGGTTTTGATCGTCCAAGTGGTTCTCGACGCTCGCCGGGCGCGAGCTAGCAAGCACGCGTGA
- a CDS encoding glycoside hydrolase family 15 protein has translation MEAAPPTHVDLTHPAPIPATQSSRNPFPPIADYAFLSDWETTCLISPAGSVEWMCVPRPDSPSVFGAILDRSAGHFRLGPYGVSVPSARRYLPGSLIMETTWQTHTGWLIVRDALVMGPWHDIDRRSRTHRRTPMDWDAEHILLRTVRCVSGTVELMMSCEPAFDYHRVGATWEYSAHAYGEAIARASRDPDAHPTLRLTTNLRIGLEGREARARTRMKEGDDVFVALSWTKHPAPQTYEEAAHKMWQTTECWRQWINIGNFPDHPWRAYLQRSALTLKGLTYSPTGALLAASTTSLPETPQGERNWDYRYAWVRDSTFALWGLYTLGLNREADDFFAFIADVSGANSDERHPLQVMYGVGGERSLIEEDLHHLSGYDHARPVRIGNGAYNQMQHDIWGSILDSFYLHARSREQIPETLWPVLKKQVEEAIKHWREPDRGIWEVRGEPQHFTSSKVMCWVALDRGAKLAERQGEKSYAQQWRDIAEEIKDDILKHGVDSRGVFTQRYGDDALDASLLLVVLTRFLPPDDPRVRNTVLAIADELTEDGLVLRYRVEETDDGLSGEEGTFTICSFWLVSALVEIGEVRRAKRLCERLLSFASPLHLYAEEIEPRTGRHLGNFPQAFTHLALINAVVHVIRAEEEADGSGSFQPANLPV, from the coding sequence TTGGAGGCCGCACCACCGACCCACGTCGATTTGACGCATCCGGCGCCCATCCCGGCCACACAGTCGTCGCGCAACCCGTTCCCGCCGATCGCCGACTACGCGTTCCTGTCGGACTGGGAGACGACCTGCCTGATCTCGCCGGCCGGGTCGGTGGAATGGATGTGCGTGCCCCGGCCGGACTCCCCCAGCGTGTTCGGCGCGATCCTGGACCGCAGCGCGGGCCATTTCCGGTTAGGCCCGTACGGCGTCTCGGTGCCGTCGGCCCGGCGCTACCTGCCGGGCAGCCTGATCATGGAAACCACCTGGCAAACCCACACCGGTTGGCTGATCGTGCGCGACGCGCTGGTGATGGGCCCCTGGCACGACATCGACCGGCGCTCACGAACCCACCGGCGCACCCCGATGGACTGGGACGCCGAGCACATCCTGCTGCGCACGGTGCGGTGTGTCAGCGGCACCGTCGAATTGATGATGAGCTGCGAACCGGCGTTCGACTACCACCGGGTGGGCGCTACCTGGGAGTACTCGGCGCACGCCTACGGCGAGGCCATCGCCCGCGCCAGCAGAGACCCGGACGCGCACCCGACCCTGCGGCTGACCACCAACCTGCGGATCGGCCTGGAAGGACGCGAAGCCCGGGCCCGCACCCGGATGAAGGAGGGCGACGACGTGTTTGTCGCCCTGAGCTGGACCAAGCACCCGGCGCCACAAACCTACGAAGAAGCCGCGCACAAGATGTGGCAGACCACCGAGTGCTGGCGGCAGTGGATCAACATCGGCAACTTCCCCGACCACCCCTGGCGGGCCTACCTGCAGCGCAGCGCGCTCACCCTCAAAGGATTGACCTACTCCCCGACCGGGGCGCTGCTGGCGGCCAGCACCACGTCGCTACCCGAAACGCCACAGGGCGAACGCAACTGGGACTACCGCTACGCCTGGGTGCGGGATTCGACGTTCGCGCTGTGGGGCCTGTACACCCTGGGCCTGAACCGCGAAGCCGACGATTTCTTCGCGTTCATCGCCGACGTGTCGGGCGCCAACAGCGATGAGCGCCATCCACTGCAGGTGATGTACGGGGTCGGCGGTGAGCGCAGCCTGATCGAGGAGGACCTGCATCACCTATCCGGCTACGACCACGCCCGTCCGGTGCGGATCGGCAACGGCGCGTACAACCAGATGCAGCACGACATCTGGGGCTCGATCCTGGACTCGTTCTACCTGCACGCCAGATCCCGCGAACAGATCCCCGAGACGTTGTGGCCGGTGCTGAAGAAGCAGGTCGAAGAGGCGATCAAGCATTGGCGTGAGCCCGACCGCGGCATCTGGGAGGTGCGCGGGGAACCGCAGCACTTCACGTCGTCGAAGGTGATGTGCTGGGTGGCTTTGGACCGCGGGGCCAAGCTGGCCGAGCGGCAGGGCGAGAAGAGCTACGCCCAGCAATGGCGCGACATCGCCGAGGAGATCAAGGACGACATCCTCAAGCACGGGGTGGACTCGCGGGGGGTGTTCACCCAGCGCTACGGCGACGATGCGTTGGATGCTTCGCTGCTGCTGGTGGTGCTGACGCGGTTCCTGCCGCCCGACGACCCGCGGGTGCGCAACACCGTGCTGGCCATCGCCGACGAACTCACCGAGGACGGCCTGGTGCTGCGCTACCGGGTCGAGGAGACCGACGACGGCTTGTCCGGCGAAGAAGGCACCTTCACGATCTGTTCCTTCTGGTTGGTGTCAGCGCTGGTCGAGATCGGCGAGGTGCGGCGGGCCAAGCGGTTGTGCGAGCGACTGTTGTCCTTCGCCAGCCCGTTGCACCTCTACGCCGAGGAGATCGAGCCACGCACCGGGCGGCACCTGGGCAACTTCCCGCAGGCGTTCACCCACCTGGCGCTGATCAACGCGGTGGTGCACGTGATTCGGGCCGAAGAGGAAGCCGACGGTTCCGGATCTTTCCAGCCCGCCAATCTGCCCGTATAG
- a CDS encoding PE family protein: protein MSYVVSGPEAMLAKAADLAGIGNSIAEVNSNIAADTTEVPPAAADQVSALVASLFGTHAQEYQAIGSQMAAVHDQIVQNLISGAGAYATSEAANAAQIASGAVNAPVQSLLGHQ, encoded by the coding sequence ATGTCCTACGTAGTGTCGGGGCCGGAGGCAATGCTGGCGAAGGCTGCCGACCTGGCTGGCATCGGCAACTCAATCGCTGAGGTGAACTCCAACATCGCCGCCGACACCACCGAGGTGCCCCCGGCGGCTGCCGACCAGGTTTCGGCGCTGGTGGCCTCCCTGTTCGGAACGCACGCGCAGGAATACCAGGCCATCGGCAGCCAGATGGCGGCCGTGCACGACCAGATCGTGCAGAACCTGATCAGCGGCGCGGGTGCGTACGCCACCTCCGAAGCCGCCAACGCCGCGCAGATCGCCTCCGGGGCGGTCAATGCGCCCGTCCAGTCCTTGCTCGGCCACCAGTAG
- a CDS encoding sensor domain-containing protein, whose translation MGLARTRRLAVLVLLLVVTLCGCTVAIGGAARPAQGLKPHPLLGEAIKPVLLDSDALTKLLNQPFKGDAKLPPRFGGPEKLQNGIGAASPLECAGVSTMTVKSAYSSGDVKNVARESWWNTGPSAKVISVAEAIVALPTAEDADTVFAKFTEQWNGCNGTTVTIDGGTLSFTDEVTDVRVDNSVLAATVFVQLSGSPTGKRPEARAIGVRNNCLVEVEISFFSTQDPSSQGSGDPHTSAVDLAHVMMDKISALS comes from the coding sequence ATGGGTTTGGCCCGAACTCGCCGGCTTGCCGTGCTGGTGCTGCTGCTCGTCGTGACGCTCTGCGGCTGCACCGTCGCCATCGGCGGCGCCGCGCGTCCGGCGCAGGGCCTCAAGCCGCATCCGCTCCTCGGGGAGGCGATCAAGCCGGTGCTGCTGGATTCCGACGCGCTGACGAAGCTGTTGAACCAACCCTTCAAGGGTGACGCCAAGCTACCGCCGCGCTTCGGCGGACCGGAGAAGCTGCAAAACGGAATCGGCGCGGCCTCACCGCTGGAATGTGCCGGCGTCTCGACCATGACCGTCAAAAGTGCCTACTCGTCCGGCGACGTCAAGAACGTCGCGCGCGAATCCTGGTGGAACACAGGACCTTCGGCGAAGGTGATCAGCGTCGCCGAAGCCATCGTCGCGTTGCCCACCGCCGAGGACGCAGACACCGTCTTTGCGAAGTTCACCGAGCAGTGGAACGGCTGCAACGGCACCACCGTCACCATCGACGGTGGCACCCTGAGTTTCACCGACGAGGTCACCGACGTGCGCGTCGACAATTCTGTACTTGCGGCAACGGTTTTCGTTCAGTTGTCCGGGTCGCCAACGGGCAAGCGGCCTGAAGCGCGGGCCATCGGCGTCCGCAACAACTGCCTTGTGGAGGTAGAGATCTCGTTCTTCAGCACCCAAGACCCGTCGAGTCAGGGGTCTGGGGATCCGCATACCAGCGCAGTGGACCTTGCCCACGTCATGATGGACAAGATCAGCGCGCTGAGCTGA
- a CDS encoding transglutaminase family protein has translation MWRMRVVHTTGYAYQSPVTASYNEARLTPRSNTRQNVILNRVETVPATRSYRYVDYWGTAVTAFDLHAPHLELTVTSSSVVETERPEPPAAKASWAELESPAVIDRFDEVLRPTSYTPASKRVAAVGKRIMKAHDPSEAVIAAAQWVRGELDYLPGTTGVNWSGLDALEQGQGVCQDFAHLNLMLLRSMGIPARYVSGYLHPVGDAAVGKTVEGRSHAWIQAWTGGWWYYDPTNDTDITEQYVSVGAGRDYADVSPLKGIYSGQGATDLDVDVEITRLA, from the coding sequence ATGTGGCGGATGCGGGTGGTTCATACAACCGGGTACGCCTACCAGTCCCCGGTGACCGCCTCCTACAACGAAGCCCGCCTGACCCCGCGCTCGAACACTCGACAAAACGTCATCCTCAACCGCGTCGAGACCGTTCCGGCCACCCGCTCCTACCGCTACGTCGACTACTGGGGCACCGCGGTCACAGCGTTCGACCTGCACGCTCCGCATCTGGAGCTGACCGTCACGTCGTCCTCGGTGGTCGAGACCGAGCGTCCGGAACCCCCGGCGGCCAAAGCGAGCTGGGCTGAGCTGGAATCGCCCGCGGTCATCGACCGGTTCGACGAGGTGTTGCGCCCCACTTCCTACACCCCGGCCAGTAAACGGGTCGCGGCCGTGGGCAAGCGGATCATGAAGGCACACGATCCCAGCGAAGCCGTCATCGCCGCGGCGCAGTGGGTCCGCGGCGAACTGGACTACCTACCGGGCACCACCGGAGTCAACTGGTCGGGACTGGACGCCCTGGAACAGGGCCAAGGTGTCTGCCAGGACTTTGCGCACTTGAACCTGATGCTGTTGCGCAGCATGGGAATTCCCGCTCGATACGTCTCCGGATACCTGCACCCCGTCGGTGACGCGGCCGTCGGCAAGACGGTTGAAGGGCGCAGCCACGCCTGGATCCAGGCGTGGACGGGAGGCTGGTGGTACTACGACCCCACCAATGACACCGACATCACCGAGCAGTACGTCAGCGTGGGGGCCGGCCGCGACTACGCGGACGTGTCCCCGCTCAAAGGCATCTACTCCGGGCAAGGGGCTACCGACCTCGACGTGGACGTGGAGATCACCCGGCTCGCATAG
- a CDS encoding sulfate ABC transporter substrate-binding protein, which translates to MVNDTRRTLRWRFAVALALTVGVVAGCRGGPSDVVGGGGLAGAHTTITLVAYSVAEPGWSKVIPAFNGSEEGKGVQVITSFGASGDQSRGVAEGKPADLVNFSVEPDITRLVKSGKISKDWDTNVTKGIPFGSVVTLVVRKGNPKNIKDWDDLLRPGVEVVTPSPLSSGSAKWNLLAPYAVKSEGGHNGQAGIDFVNRLVREHVKLRPGSGREATDVFVQGSGDVLISYENEAIAAERAGKPVQHITPPQTFKIENPLAVVNTSPHLAAAVTFKNFQYTAPAQKLWAQAGFRPVDPAVAGEFRDQFPVPLKLWTIADLGGWATVDPQLFDKSAGSITKIYTQATG; encoded by the coding sequence ATGGTTAACGACACCCGACGCACGTTGCGGTGGCGCTTCGCCGTCGCGCTCGCGCTGACCGTCGGTGTTGTGGCGGGGTGTCGCGGCGGGCCCAGTGATGTCGTGGGTGGCGGCGGACTGGCCGGTGCCCACACCACGATCACGCTGGTCGCGTACTCGGTTGCCGAGCCGGGCTGGAGCAAGGTGATCCCGGCGTTCAACGGGTCCGAAGAGGGCAAAGGCGTGCAAGTCATCACCTCCTTCGGAGCCTCCGGTGACCAGTCCCGTGGGGTCGCCGAGGGAAAGCCGGCCGACCTGGTCAATTTCTCCGTCGAACCCGACATCACTCGGCTGGTCAAGTCAGGCAAGATCTCGAAGGACTGGGATACCAACGTCACCAAAGGCATTCCGTTCGGATCGGTGGTGACTTTGGTGGTCCGCAAGGGTAACCCGAAGAACATCAAGGACTGGGACGACCTGCTGCGGCCGGGGGTCGAGGTGGTCACGCCCAGCCCGCTGAGTTCCGGTTCGGCCAAATGGAATCTACTCGCCCCGTACGCCGTCAAGAGCGAAGGCGGCCACAACGGTCAAGCCGGCATAGATTTCGTCAACCGATTGGTGCGTGAACACGTGAAGCTGCGGCCGGGATCAGGACGAGAGGCCACCGATGTCTTCGTCCAGGGTAGTGGCGACGTGCTGATCAGCTACGAAAACGAGGCGATCGCCGCAGAGCGGGCCGGCAAGCCGGTGCAGCACATCACCCCGCCGCAGACCTTCAAGATCGAGAACCCCCTGGCGGTGGTGAACACCAGCCCTCACCTTGCCGCCGCCGTCACGTTCAAGAACTTCCAGTACACCGCCCCGGCGCAGAAGTTGTGGGCCCAGGCCGGATTCCGTCCGGTCGATCCCGCCGTCGCGGGGGAGTTCCGGGACCAGTTCCCGGTGCCGCTGAAACTGTGGACCATCGCCGACCTCGGCGGCTGGGCCACCGTCGACCCGCAACTCTTCGACAAGAGCGCCGGCAGCATCACCAAGATCTACACGCAGGCCACCGGATGA
- a CDS encoding DUF6480 family protein, whose product MTAQPPTAQPPDPDPSRTPGLDAGGGVQPGDTPPDSGQTSGVANPHPPARRRISPLMIVSLIGLALFVALFVAVAVGLLAHIP is encoded by the coding sequence ATGACTGCACAGCCGCCGACCGCCCAGCCGCCGGATCCTGACCCCTCGCGAACGCCCGGTCTGGACGCTGGTGGCGGCGTCCAGCCCGGCGACACTCCACCGGACTCTGGTCAGACGTCCGGGGTCGCCAACCCTCATCCCCCCGCTCGGCGGCGGATCAGTCCGCTGATGATCGTGAGCCTGATCGGCCTGGCGCTGTTCGTGGCACTGTTCGTCGCCGTCGCAGTCGGACTTCTCGCTCACATCCCGTGA
- a CDS encoding type II toxin-antitoxin system PemK/MazF family toxin produces the protein MASSRKSQWKTVQRFAENLVFNEAPKLVRHVQNTHTVLRELQHAVKVTVNVMAMAVPPPPAELTAGRPVTKTSFPTAQRARKVVYAPDLDGRADPGEIVWTWVVYEDDPTRGKDRPVLVVGRERNVLLGLMLSSQQDHAADRNWVEIGSGDWDYEGRTSWVRLDRVLDVPEESIRREGAVLARETFNVVAARLRAEYSWR, from the coding sequence ATGGCGTCCAGCCGGAAGTCACAGTGGAAGACGGTGCAGCGTTTCGCGGAGAACCTGGTGTTCAACGAGGCTCCGAAGCTGGTCCGTCACGTCCAGAACACCCACACCGTCCTGCGTGAACTGCAACATGCCGTCAAGGTCACGGTGAACGTCATGGCCATGGCCGTGCCGCCCCCGCCGGCCGAGCTCACCGCCGGCCGTCCGGTGACCAAGACCAGCTTCCCGACAGCGCAGCGGGCCCGAAAGGTGGTCTACGCTCCCGACCTCGACGGCCGCGCCGACCCAGGGGAGATCGTGTGGACCTGGGTGGTTTACGAGGACGATCCCACTCGCGGCAAGGACCGCCCGGTGCTGGTGGTGGGGCGAGAGCGCAACGTCCTGCTGGGCCTGATGCTGTCCAGCCAGCAAGACCACGCCGCCGACCGCAACTGGGTCGAAATAGGTTCCGGTGATTGGGATTACGAGGGCCGGACCAGCTGGGTACGGCTGGATCGGGTGCTCGACGTGCCGGAGGAGAGCATCCGGCGCGAGGGCGCCGTCCTGGCGCGGGAGACGTTCAACGTGGTGGCCGCGCGACTGCGCGCCGAGTACTCCTGGCGCTAG
- the cysT gene encoding sulfate ABC transporter permease subunit CysT produces MTGSLSGTSVGPEAVKAKGEQPGTETGRGIRFAGRTNTTSLRVGVAIVWLSVIVLLPLAAIAWQSIGGGWNAFRLAVTSHAALESLRVTLTISVGVTVLNTVFGLLIAWVLVRDDFIGKRLVDAIIDLPFALPTIVASLVMLALYGASSPVGLHLQHTEWGVGVALAFVTLPFVVRAVQPVLLEIDRETEEAAASLGANGPKIFTSVVLPSLTPALLSGAGLAFSRAIGEFGSVVLIGGAVPGKTEVSSQWIRTLIENDDRTGAAAISVVLLSISFVLLLILRLIGARAAKREEMER; encoded by the coding sequence ATGACCGGGTCATTGTCGGGCACCAGCGTCGGCCCTGAAGCGGTCAAGGCAAAGGGTGAGCAACCCGGGACCGAGACTGGCCGCGGCATCCGGTTCGCCGGTCGGACCAACACCACTTCACTTCGGGTGGGCGTTGCGATTGTATGGCTGTCGGTCATCGTGCTGTTGCCGCTGGCAGCCATCGCGTGGCAGTCGATCGGCGGGGGCTGGAACGCTTTCCGGTTGGCTGTCACCTCGCACGCGGCGCTGGAATCGTTGCGGGTGACTCTGACGATCTCCGTCGGTGTCACCGTGCTCAACACGGTCTTCGGTCTGCTCATCGCCTGGGTGCTGGTGCGCGACGACTTCATCGGCAAACGACTCGTCGACGCCATCATCGACCTGCCGTTCGCGTTGCCGACCATCGTGGCCAGCCTGGTGATGCTGGCGCTGTACGGGGCCAGCAGCCCGGTCGGTCTGCACCTGCAGCACACCGAATGGGGTGTGGGGGTGGCGCTGGCGTTCGTCACGCTGCCGTTCGTGGTGCGCGCGGTGCAGCCGGTGCTGCTGGAGATCGATCGCGAAACCGAGGAGGCGGCGGCGTCGCTCGGGGCGAACGGCCCCAAGATCTTCACCTCGGTGGTGTTGCCGTCGCTGACGCCCGCGTTGTTGTCCGGTGCGGGACTGGCTTTTTCGCGGGCGATCGGCGAGTTCGGGTCGGTGGTGTTGATCGGTGGCGCGGTGCCGGGCAAGACCGAGGTTTCTTCGCAGTGGATCCGCACGCTGATCGAAAACGACGACCGTACCGGTGCCGCTGCAATATCCGTTGTGCTGCTGTCGATTTCGTTTGTCCTGCTGCTGATCTTGCGGCTCATCGGCGCGCGGGCGGCCAAGCGCGAGGAGATGGAGCGGTGA